The Pseudomonas berkeleyensis genome includes a region encoding these proteins:
- the tsf gene encoding translation elongation factor Ts — translation MAEVTAALVKELRERTGQGMMECKKALVAAGGDIEKAIDDMRASGAIKAAKKAGNIAAEGSIAVRVEGGRGLIIEVNSQTDFLALQDDFKGFVKESLDEAFEQNLTDAAPLIASRESAREALVAKCGENVNIRRLTAVTGETVGAYLHGHRIGVLVVLKGGNDELAKHVAMHVAASNPAVVSPDQVSEELVAKEKEIFLQLNAEKIAGKPENIVENMVKGRIAKFLAEASLVEQAFIMDPEVKVGDLVKKAGAEVVSFVRYEVGEGIEKAETDFAAEVAAQVAASKQ, via the coding sequence ATGGCAGAAGTTACTGCAGCCCTGGTTAAAGAACTGCGCGAGCGTACCGGCCAAGGCATGATGGAGTGCAAGAAGGCTCTGGTTGCCGCTGGTGGCGACATCGAGAAGGCCATTGATGACATGCGCGCTTCCGGCGCCATCAAGGCTGCCAAAAAGGCTGGCAACATCGCCGCCGAAGGCTCCATCGCCGTTCGTGTCGAAGGCGGCCGTGGCCTGATCATCGAAGTCAACTCGCAGACCGACTTCCTGGCTCTGCAGGACGACTTCAAAGGTTTCGTGAAAGAAAGCCTGGACGAAGCCTTCGAGCAGAACCTGACCGACGCCGCTCCGCTGATCGCTTCGCGCGAATCCGCTCGTGAGGCTCTGGTTGCCAAGTGCGGCGAGAACGTCAACATCCGTCGCCTGACTGCCGTTACCGGCGAAACCGTTGGTGCCTACCTGCACGGTCACCGCATTGGCGTTCTGGTTGTCCTGAAAGGCGGCAACGACGAACTGGCCAAGCACGTTGCCATGCACGTTGCTGCTTCCAACCCGGCCGTTGTATCGCCGGATCAGGTCTCCGAAGAGCTGGTTGCCAAGGAAAAAGAAATCTTCCTGCAACTGAACGCCGAGAAGATTGCTGGCAAGCCGGAAAACATCGTCGAGAACATGGTCAAAGGCCGTATCGCCAAGTTCCTGGCTGAAGCCAGCCTGGTTGAGCAAGCCTTCATCATGGATCCGGAAGTCAAGGTCGGTGACCTGGTCAAGAAAGCCGGCGCTGAAGTCGTTTCCTTCGTTCGTTACGAAGTGGGCGAGGGCATCGAGAAGGCCGAGACTGACTTCGCTGCCGAAGTTGCCGCTCAGGTTGCTGCCAGCAAGCAGTAA
- the pyrH gene encoding UMP kinase: MAQQTTGRQPRYKRILLKLSGEALMGSEDFGIDPKVLDRMALEVGQLVGIGVQVGLVIGGGNLFRGAALSAAGMDRVTGDHMGMLATVMNALAMRDALERSNIPAIVMSAISMVGVTDHYDRRKAMRHLKTGEVVIFAAGTGNPFFTTDSAACLRAIEIDADVVLKATKVDGVYTADPFKDPHAEKFERLTYDEVLDRKLGVMDLTAICLCRDHNMPLRVFNMNKPGALLNVVVGGAEGTLIEEDAQ; encoded by the coding sequence ATGGCTCAGCAGACGACTGGTCGCCAACCTCGCTATAAACGCATTCTGCTCAAACTTAGCGGCGAGGCCCTGATGGGCTCGGAAGATTTCGGCATCGATCCCAAGGTGCTCGATCGCATGGCGCTGGAAGTCGGTCAACTGGTCGGCATCGGCGTGCAGGTCGGCCTGGTGATCGGTGGCGGCAACCTGTTCCGCGGTGCGGCCCTGTCCGCCGCGGGCATGGATCGAGTGACCGGCGACCACATGGGCATGCTGGCAACGGTGATGAACGCCCTGGCCATGCGTGATGCGCTGGAGCGCTCGAACATCCCGGCCATCGTCATGTCGGCGATCTCCATGGTCGGCGTCACCGACCATTACGACCGCCGCAAGGCCATGCGCCACCTGAAGACCGGCGAGGTGGTGATTTTCGCTGCCGGTACCGGCAACCCGTTCTTCACCACCGACTCTGCAGCCTGCCTGCGTGCCATCGAGATCGATGCCGACGTGGTGCTGAAGGCGACCAAGGTCGATGGCGTGTACACTGCCGACCCGTTCAAGGATCCACATGCCGAGAAATTCGAGCGCCTGACCTATGACGAGGTGCTTGATCGCAAGCTGGGCGTGATGGATCTGACCGCCATCTGCCTGTGCCGTGATCACAACATGCCGCTGCGGGTCTTCAACATGAATAAGCCAGGCGCTCTGCTGAACGTTGTAGTGGGCGGCGCCGAAGGAACTCTGATCGAGGAGGATGCACAATGA
- the frr gene encoding ribosome recycling factor, with protein MINDIKKDAQERMSKSLEALGRNLASIRTGRAHPSILDSIKVPAWGSDMPLNQVAAITVEDARTLKIVAHDKNLSAAIEKAILTSDLGLNPSSAGTTIRVPMPALTEETRKGYTKQARGVAEDAKVAVRNVRRDALADLKKLSKAKEISEDEERRAADELQKITDKFIGDVDKALEVKEADLMAV; from the coding sequence ATGATCAACGACATCAAGAAAGACGCTCAGGAACGCATGAGCAAGTCCCTGGAAGCGCTGGGTCGTAACCTGGCCTCCATTCGAACCGGTCGTGCCCATCCGAGCATTCTCGATAGCATCAAGGTGCCGGCCTGGGGCAGTGACATGCCGCTGAACCAGGTTGCAGCGATCACCGTCGAGGACGCCCGTACCCTGAAGATCGTCGCGCATGACAAGAATCTCAGCGCCGCCATCGAGAAGGCGATTCTGACTTCCGACCTGGGCCTGAACCCAAGCAGCGCTGGCACTACCATCCGCGTGCCGATGCCGGCTCTGACCGAGGAAACTCGCAAGGGCTACACCAAGCAGGCACGTGGCGTGGCTGAAGATGCCAAGGTTGCCGTGCGCAACGTGCGTCGTGATGCCCTGGCCGACCTGAAAAAGCTGTCCAAGGCCAAGGAAATCAGCGAAGACGAAGAGCGTCGTGCTGCTGACGAGCTGCAGAAAATCACCGACAAATTCATCGGCGATGTGGATAAGGCCCTAGAGGTCAAGGAAGCGGATCTGATGGCCGTTTGA
- the uppS gene encoding polyprenyl diphosphate synthase, whose translation MDKNKQGAVPRHVAIIMDGNNRWAKKRLLPGVAGHKAGVDAVRAVIEVCAESGVEVLTLFAFSSENWQRPAEEVGALMELFLGALRREAKRLRDNDISLRIIGDRSRFHPELQAAMREAELLTAGERRFTLQVAANYGGQWDIAQAAQRLAREVQAGHLQVEDITPELLQGCLATGDLPLPDLCIRTGGEHRISNFLLWQLAYSELYFSDLYWPDFKHEAMRKALADFATRQRRFGKTSEQVEAEARS comes from the coding sequence ATGGACAAAAACAAACAGGGGGCAGTGCCGCGGCATGTCGCCATCATCATGGATGGCAACAACCGTTGGGCGAAGAAGCGCCTGTTGCCGGGTGTGGCTGGGCACAAGGCTGGGGTCGACGCGGTTCGTGCGGTGATCGAGGTCTGTGCTGAGTCGGGTGTCGAGGTGCTGACCCTGTTCGCGTTCTCCAGTGAGAACTGGCAGCGCCCGGCCGAAGAGGTTGGGGCGCTGATGGAACTGTTTCTGGGCGCGCTGCGCCGAGAGGCCAAGCGCCTGCGGGATAACGACATCAGCTTGCGCATCATCGGTGACCGTTCGCGGTTTCACCCTGAGTTGCAGGCGGCCATGCGTGAGGCCGAGTTGCTGACTGCGGGTGAGCGTCGTTTCACCCTGCAGGTGGCTGCCAACTACGGCGGCCAGTGGGATATCGCTCAGGCCGCGCAGCGCCTGGCGCGCGAGGTGCAAGCTGGGCATCTGCAGGTGGAGGACATCACGCCTGAACTGCTGCAGGGCTGTCTGGCGACTGGTGATCTGCCGCTTCCGGATCTGTGCATCCGCACCGGCGGTGAACATCGCATTAGCAATTTCCTGCTCTGGCAGTTGGCTTACAGCGAACTGTACTTCTCCGACCTCTACTGGCCGGATTTCAAGCACGAGGCCATGCGCAAAGCACTGGCCGATTTCGCCACCCGCCAGCGTCGCTTCGGTAAGACCAGCGAGCAGGTGGAGGCTGAGGCGCGCTCCTAA
- a CDS encoding phosphatidate cytidylyltransferase — protein sequence MLKQRIITALILLPIALCGFFLLDGLAFALFIGAVVTLGAWEWARLAGFEAQALRVGYAAVVAALLVVIYLLPALAPVLLLLAVLWWLAAIWLVLGYPDSSRYWGGLPGRLLIGLLILLPAWQGLVLLKQWPQANALIIAVMVLVWGADIGAYFAGKTFGKRKLAPKVSPGKSWEGLYGGLAASLLITLLVGLQQGWSVSGLLLALGGAALVVLISVVGDLTESMFKRQSGIKDSSNLLPGHGGVLDRIDSLTAAIPLFAALLWLAGWGSL from the coding sequence ATGCTCAAGCAACGAATAATTACAGCGCTGATACTGCTGCCCATCGCCCTTTGCGGTTTTTTCCTGCTCGACGGCCTCGCCTTCGCCTTGTTCATCGGTGCAGTGGTGACCTTGGGCGCCTGGGAGTGGGCGCGTTTGGCGGGTTTCGAGGCTCAGGCGCTGCGGGTGGGGTATGCGGCAGTGGTCGCGGCCTTGCTGGTGGTGATCTATCTGCTACCGGCCCTCGCGCCGGTGTTGCTGCTGTTGGCGGTGCTCTGGTGGTTGGCCGCGATCTGGCTGGTGCTCGGCTATCCCGATAGCAGTCGTTACTGGGGCGGCTTGCCCGGGCGTTTGCTGATCGGCCTGCTGATCCTGTTGCCCGCCTGGCAGGGATTGGTACTGCTCAAGCAATGGCCGCAGGCCAACGCTTTGATCATCGCCGTGATGGTGCTGGTGTGGGGCGCGGATATTGGTGCCTATTTCGCCGGCAAGACCTTCGGCAAGCGTAAGCTGGCGCCCAAGGTCAGCCCAGGCAAGAGCTGGGAAGGGCTCTATGGCGGCCTCGCTGCCAGCCTGCTGATCACGCTGCTGGTGGGTTTGCAGCAAGGCTGGTCTGTTTCCGGCCTGCTGCTGGCACTCGGTGGTGCGGCGCTGGTGGTGCTGATTTCGGTGGTTGGCGATCTGACCGAGAGCATGTTCAAGCGTCAGTCCGGTATCAAGGACAGCAGTAATCTGTTGCCGGGGCATGGTGGGGTGCTGGATCGCATCGACAGTCTGACGGCGGCGATTCCGCTGTTCGCGGCGCTGCTGTGGCTGGCTGGCTGGGGTTCGCTGTGA